Proteins from one Ipomoea triloba cultivar NCNSP0323 chromosome 1, ASM357664v1 genomic window:
- the LOC116026673 gene encoding MDIS1-interacting receptor like kinase 2-like isoform X2, whose product MSINYFTGTIPPQIGLLIRLQTLHMFGNNLHGPIPDEIGNLTSLNELALLGNSLNGSIPASIGNLKHLSSLQLYMNSLSGHIPPELGKLSNLTVLYIDTNQLTGSIPPELGNLSKLQQLYIFSNNLSGHIPRELGKLKSLSYLSLWSNNLSGQIPASLGGLENLLLLHLYGNQLSGSIPEELGNLKSITDLQLSQNMFSGSIPTSIGRLRNLEILFLRANNLSGSIPRELGKLENLTVLEMDENQFSGHLPDGICKGLALQNFTVNNNNLSGPIPPSLRDCRSLKRVRFDGNMFTGNLSESFGIYPDLQFMWLSQNKFHGEISKNWGISKNLTNLQMAENNLTGRIPPEFRNLTQLGILKLSSNNLGGGIPAELGSLSSLLYLYLGDNNFSGQLPIELASLKQLNVLDLSNNQFSGPIPSFIGDYQQMYELDLSHNNFSQHLPVELSKLSHLTTLDLSNNSLSGEIPHLFNSLRDLVNVDLSYNQLTGPIPDTMGFKQAILKGNTGLCGDNKDLPSCSSTPTEMSFVGKKSGHKTQILSIVLPIVGALVLVSVFAVVLFTCGKGDRGPDEEQQCNSFRRGDGDNNDEDSDLFSISSFHGKALYLDILKATKEFHEMFRIGEGGFGTVYKAKIPSAETVAVKRLHSSAEITDRKGFFNEITALTTIRHRNIVKLHGFCSNVKHAFLVYEYLERGSLSNMLSREEDAKKLNWMTRVNIVRGIAQGLSYMHHDCSPPIVHRDISSSNILLDADFEARISDFGTAKLLRRDSSNVSALAGTCGYIAPEFAFTMKVTEKCDVYSFGVLTLEIIKGKHPGDYIDLLTSPSPATIELQELLDPRLPHPENEAVEEALVLIAKMARSCLLSNPKTRPTMQIIAEMLAIAPQ is encoded by the exons ATGTCAATCAATTATTTTACTGGCACAATCCCACCTCAAATTGGCCTTTTAATCCGTCTCCAGACCCTCCATATGTTTGGAAACAACTTGCATGGTCCAATCCCTGATGAAATTGGCAACTTGACATCTCTCAATGAGCTTGCTTTGCTTGGTAATTCTCTTAATGGTTCTATTCCTGCTTCTATAGGCAATTTGAAACACTTGAGTTCTTTGCAACTTTATATGAACTCTCTTTCTGGCCACATCCCACCCGAGCTGGGAAAACTCTCCAATCTCACTGTGCTTTACATAGACACAAACCAACTAACCGGCTCAATTCCCCCCGAGCTAGGAAACCTCTCAAAATTGCAACAACTATACATTTTCTCTAACAATTTGAGTGGTCATATTCCCCGTGAACTAGGAAAGCTAAAGTCACTCTCCTATCTCAGTTTATGGTCGAATAATCTTAGTGGTCAAATCCCTGCTTCACTAGGTGGCCTAGAGAATTTGTTACTTCTTCACCTCTATGGTAACCAACTTAGTGGTTCAATACCTGAAGAGTTAGGGAACCTAAAGAGCATCACTGATCTGCAACTGAGTCAGAATATGTTTAGTGGTTCAATCCCAACTTCCATAGGGCGTTTGAGGAACTTAGAAATCTTGTTTCTTCGTGCCAACAATCTTTCTGGTTCCATTCCTCGTGAACTTGGCAAACTGGAAAACTTGACCGTACTGGAAATGGATGAAAACCAATTCTCAGGTCATTTGCCAGACGGTATTTGTAAAGGGTTGGCACTTCAAAATTTCACGGTGAACAACAATAACCTCTCGGGGCCAATTCCACCCAGCTTAAGAGACTGCAGAAGCTTAAAGCGTGTCCGGTTTGATGGCAATATGTTCACCGGAAACCTCTCTGAATCTTTTGGCATATACCCTGATTTGCAGTTTATGTGGCTCAGTCAAAACAAGTTCCACGGTGAAATCTCCAAAAACTGGGGAATCTCCAAAAACTTGACAAACCTGCAAATGGCTGAAAACAATCTCACAGGTAGAATCCCTCCTGAGTTTCGAAATTTGACTCAACTAGGAATACTCAAGCTCTCTTCAAATAACTTGGGTGGGGGGATCCCTGCAGAACTTGGGAGTCTATCATCTCTGCTTTACTTATACTTGGGGGACAACAATTTTTCCGGTCAATTGCCCATAGAGTTAGCCTCTCTTAAGCAATTGAATGTCCTTGATTTGTCCAACAACCAATTTAGTGGACCAATACCCTCATTCATAGGAGACTATCAGCAAATGTATGAATTGGACTTGAGCCACAACAACTTCAGCCAGCATTTACCAGTTGAGCTAAGTAAGCTATCACATCTTACAACGCTGGACCTGAGTAACAATTCTCTCAGTGGAGAGATCCCACATTTGTTTAATAGTCTTCGTGATTTGGTGAATGTTGATTTATCCTATAATCAGCTGACAGGCCCTATTCCTGACACCATGGGTTTCAAGCAAGCCATTCTGAAGGGAAACACAGGTTTATGTGGAGATAATAAAGACCTTCCATCTTGCTCATCAACACCCACAGAGATGTCCTTTGTGGGGAAAAAGAGTGGCCACAAAACACAGATTCTCAGCATTGTATTGCCTATAGTGGGAGCCCTGGTACTAGTCTCTGTGTTCGCAGTGGTTCTTTTCACTTGTGGGAAAGGAGATAGAGGTCCAGATGAAGAGCAACAATGCAATTCGTTTAGAAGAGGCGATGGTGACAACAATGATGAAGACAGTGATCTCTTCTCCATATCCTCATTCCATGGAAAGGCATTGTATTTGGACATCTTGAAAGCCACCAAGGAGTTCCATGAGATGTTCCGCATTGGGGAAGGAGGGTTCGGGACTGTATACAAGGCGAAGATCCCATCAGCCGAGACAGTAGCTGTAAAGAGACTTCATTCATCAGCTGAGATCACTGATAGGAAGGGCTTCTTCAACGAAATAACAGCTCTGACAACGATCAGGCACAGAAACATTGTCAAACTCCATGGCTTCTGCTCAAATGTGAAGCATGCATTCTTGGTTTACGAGTACCTTGAAAGGGGTTCTTTGTCAAATATGCTGAGCAGAGAAGAGGACGCTAAGAAGCTGAACTGGATGACGAGGGTGAATATCGTTAGAGGCATCGCTCAGGGCTTGTCTTACATGCACCATGATTGCTCACCTCCCATTGTTCATCGAGACATATCGAGCAGCAACATTCTCCTTGATGCTGATTTTGAAGCTCGCATCTCGGATTTTGGCACTGCTAAACTACTCAGGCGAGACTCCTCTAATGTTAGCGCGCTTGCAGGCACCTGCGGATATATTGCACCAG AATTTGCTTTCACTATGAAGGTGACTGAAAAATGCGATGTATATAGTTTCGGAGTATTAACATTAGAAATCATTAAGGGAAAACATCCTGGTGACTACATCGATCTTCTCACATCTCCTTCCCCTGCAACCATCGAACTCCAGGAGTTGTTGGATCCACGGCTTCCACATCCTGAAAATGAAGCAGTGGAGGAAGCTTTGGTTCTCATTGCTAAAATGGCCCGATCTTGTCTTCTTTCAAATCCAAAAACGAGGCCGACAATGCAGATAATCGCTGAGATGTTAGCAATAGCACCACAATGA
- the LOC116026673 gene encoding MDIS1-interacting receptor like kinase 2-like isoform X1 produces the protein MAHLVVARLLAIFSLLSFLQQLSSNVIPASSNEEANGLLKWKSTFFHANNTLDSSWTISENGGSPCNWYRVHCVAGSVNRLNLTTSNINGTLQSFPFHSLPNLEYFEISLNAFWGSIPPAIGNLTKLVYLDMSINYFTGTIPPQIGLLIRLQTLHMFGNNLHGPIPDEIGNLTSLNELALLGNSLNGSIPASIGNLKHLSSLQLYMNSLSGHIPPELGKLSNLTVLYIDTNQLTGSIPPELGNLSKLQQLYIFSNNLSGHIPRELGKLKSLSYLSLWSNNLSGQIPASLGGLENLLLLHLYGNQLSGSIPEELGNLKSITDLQLSQNMFSGSIPTSIGRLRNLEILFLRANNLSGSIPRELGKLENLTVLEMDENQFSGHLPDGICKGLALQNFTVNNNNLSGPIPPSLRDCRSLKRVRFDGNMFTGNLSESFGIYPDLQFMWLSQNKFHGEISKNWGISKNLTNLQMAENNLTGRIPPEFRNLTQLGILKLSSNNLGGGIPAELGSLSSLLYLYLGDNNFSGQLPIELASLKQLNVLDLSNNQFSGPIPSFIGDYQQMYELDLSHNNFSQHLPVELSKLSHLTTLDLSNNSLSGEIPHLFNSLRDLVNVDLSYNQLTGPIPDTMGFKQAILKGNTGLCGDNKDLPSCSSTPTEMSFVGKKSGHKTQILSIVLPIVGALVLVSVFAVVLFTCGKGDRGPDEEQQCNSFRRGDGDNNDEDSDLFSISSFHGKALYLDILKATKEFHEMFRIGEGGFGTVYKAKIPSAETVAVKRLHSSAEITDRKGFFNEITALTTIRHRNIVKLHGFCSNVKHAFLVYEYLERGSLSNMLSREEDAKKLNWMTRVNIVRGIAQGLSYMHHDCSPPIVHRDISSSNILLDADFEARISDFGTAKLLRRDSSNVSALAGTCGYIAPEFAFTMKVTEKCDVYSFGVLTLEIIKGKHPGDYIDLLTSPSPATIELQELLDPRLPHPENEAVEEALVLIAKMARSCLLSNPKTRPTMQIIAEMLAIAPQ, from the exons atggctcaTTTAGTAGTAGCAAGGCTTCTTGCTATATTTTCTTTACTTTCCTTCCTTCAACAGCTTTCTTCTAATGTAATTCCTGCTTCCAGTAATGAAGAAGCCAATGGTCTCCTGAAATGGAAATCCACTTTTTTCCACGCAAACAACACGTTGGATTCTTCATGGACGATTTCAGAAAATGGTGGCAGCCCATGCAACTGGTATAGAGTTCACTGCGTTGCGGGAAGTGTCAACAGGCTGAACCTTACTACTTCCAACATCAATGGTACACTCCAAAGCTTTCCATTTCATTCACTTCCAAATCttgaatattttgaaattagTTTGAATGCATTTTGGGGAAGCATACCACCTGCGATTGGCAATCTTACCAAGCTCGTCTATCTTGACATGTCAATCAATTATTTTACTGGCACAATCCCACCTCAAATTGGCCTTTTAATCCGTCTCCAGACCCTCCATATGTTTGGAAACAACTTGCATGGTCCAATCCCTGATGAAATTGGCAACTTGACATCTCTCAATGAGCTTGCTTTGCTTGGTAATTCTCTTAATGGTTCTATTCCTGCTTCTATAGGCAATTTGAAACACTTGAGTTCTTTGCAACTTTATATGAACTCTCTTTCTGGCCACATCCCACCCGAGCTGGGAAAACTCTCCAATCTCACTGTGCTTTACATAGACACAAACCAACTAACCGGCTCAATTCCCCCCGAGCTAGGAAACCTCTCAAAATTGCAACAACTATACATTTTCTCTAACAATTTGAGTGGTCATATTCCCCGTGAACTAGGAAAGCTAAAGTCACTCTCCTATCTCAGTTTATGGTCGAATAATCTTAGTGGTCAAATCCCTGCTTCACTAGGTGGCCTAGAGAATTTGTTACTTCTTCACCTCTATGGTAACCAACTTAGTGGTTCAATACCTGAAGAGTTAGGGAACCTAAAGAGCATCACTGATCTGCAACTGAGTCAGAATATGTTTAGTGGTTCAATCCCAACTTCCATAGGGCGTTTGAGGAACTTAGAAATCTTGTTTCTTCGTGCCAACAATCTTTCTGGTTCCATTCCTCGTGAACTTGGCAAACTGGAAAACTTGACCGTACTGGAAATGGATGAAAACCAATTCTCAGGTCATTTGCCAGACGGTATTTGTAAAGGGTTGGCACTTCAAAATTTCACGGTGAACAACAATAACCTCTCGGGGCCAATTCCACCCAGCTTAAGAGACTGCAGAAGCTTAAAGCGTGTCCGGTTTGATGGCAATATGTTCACCGGAAACCTCTCTGAATCTTTTGGCATATACCCTGATTTGCAGTTTATGTGGCTCAGTCAAAACAAGTTCCACGGTGAAATCTCCAAAAACTGGGGAATCTCCAAAAACTTGACAAACCTGCAAATGGCTGAAAACAATCTCACAGGTAGAATCCCTCCTGAGTTTCGAAATTTGACTCAACTAGGAATACTCAAGCTCTCTTCAAATAACTTGGGTGGGGGGATCCCTGCAGAACTTGGGAGTCTATCATCTCTGCTTTACTTATACTTGGGGGACAACAATTTTTCCGGTCAATTGCCCATAGAGTTAGCCTCTCTTAAGCAATTGAATGTCCTTGATTTGTCCAACAACCAATTTAGTGGACCAATACCCTCATTCATAGGAGACTATCAGCAAATGTATGAATTGGACTTGAGCCACAACAACTTCAGCCAGCATTTACCAGTTGAGCTAAGTAAGCTATCACATCTTACAACGCTGGACCTGAGTAACAATTCTCTCAGTGGAGAGATCCCACATTTGTTTAATAGTCTTCGTGATTTGGTGAATGTTGATTTATCCTATAATCAGCTGACAGGCCCTATTCCTGACACCATGGGTTTCAAGCAAGCCATTCTGAAGGGAAACACAGGTTTATGTGGAGATAATAAAGACCTTCCATCTTGCTCATCAACACCCACAGAGATGTCCTTTGTGGGGAAAAAGAGTGGCCACAAAACACAGATTCTCAGCATTGTATTGCCTATAGTGGGAGCCCTGGTACTAGTCTCTGTGTTCGCAGTGGTTCTTTTCACTTGTGGGAAAGGAGATAGAGGTCCAGATGAAGAGCAACAATGCAATTCGTTTAGAAGAGGCGATGGTGACAACAATGATGAAGACAGTGATCTCTTCTCCATATCCTCATTCCATGGAAAGGCATTGTATTTGGACATCTTGAAAGCCACCAAGGAGTTCCATGAGATGTTCCGCATTGGGGAAGGAGGGTTCGGGACTGTATACAAGGCGAAGATCCCATCAGCCGAGACAGTAGCTGTAAAGAGACTTCATTCATCAGCTGAGATCACTGATAGGAAGGGCTTCTTCAACGAAATAACAGCTCTGACAACGATCAGGCACAGAAACATTGTCAAACTCCATGGCTTCTGCTCAAATGTGAAGCATGCATTCTTGGTTTACGAGTACCTTGAAAGGGGTTCTTTGTCAAATATGCTGAGCAGAGAAGAGGACGCTAAGAAGCTGAACTGGATGACGAGGGTGAATATCGTTAGAGGCATCGCTCAGGGCTTGTCTTACATGCACCATGATTGCTCACCTCCCATTGTTCATCGAGACATATCGAGCAGCAACATTCTCCTTGATGCTGATTTTGAAGCTCGCATCTCGGATTTTGGCACTGCTAAACTACTCAGGCGAGACTCCTCTAATGTTAGCGCGCTTGCAGGCACCTGCGGATATATTGCACCAG AATTTGCTTTCACTATGAAGGTGACTGAAAAATGCGATGTATATAGTTTCGGAGTATTAACATTAGAAATCATTAAGGGAAAACATCCTGGTGACTACATCGATCTTCTCACATCTCCTTCCCCTGCAACCATCGAACTCCAGGAGTTGTTGGATCCACGGCTTCCACATCCTGAAAATGAAGCAGTGGAGGAAGCTTTGGTTCTCATTGCTAAAATGGCCCGATCTTGTCTTCTTTCAAATCCAAAAACGAGGCCGACAATGCAGATAATCGCTGAGATGTTAGCAATAGCACCACAATGA